From Agromyces sp. SYSU T00194, a single genomic window includes:
- a CDS encoding acetyl-CoA C-acetyltransferase yields the protein MTDAFIYDTFRTPRGKNRGGALHGTKPVDLASGLLAELGPRNPSLDLDRIDDVVLGVVSPVGEQGGDIARTAILNAGLPEHVPGVQVNRFCASGLEAVNLAAQKVASGWEDLVVAGGVEAMSRVPIGSDGGAYAQDPTTAYDAYFVPQGISADLIATIEGFDREDVDEFAVWSQDKADAAWANGWFDRSIVPVRDMNGVLVLDHDEHRRPGSTVDGLGKLPSAFATMGDLGGFDAVALQKYHSVEKISHVHTAANSSGIVDGAALVVLGSEAAGNAMGLTPRARIVGTAVLGSEPTIMLTGPTSVTQRVLDRTGLTVDDIDLFELNEAFASVVLKWMKDLHIPREKVNVNGGAIAMGHPLGATGAMILGTMLDELERRDLRRGLATLCVGAGMGIATVIERL from the coding sequence ATGACCGACGCATTCATCTACGACACGTTCCGCACCCCGCGCGGCAAGAACCGCGGCGGCGCACTGCACGGCACGAAGCCGGTCGACCTCGCGAGCGGGCTGCTCGCCGAGCTCGGCCCGCGCAACCCGTCGCTCGACCTCGACCGCATCGACGACGTCGTACTCGGCGTCGTCTCGCCCGTGGGCGAGCAGGGCGGCGACATCGCGCGCACCGCGATCCTGAACGCAGGGCTGCCCGAGCACGTCCCCGGCGTGCAGGTCAATCGCTTCTGCGCCTCCGGCCTCGAGGCCGTGAACCTGGCCGCGCAGAAGGTGGCCTCGGGTTGGGAGGACCTCGTCGTCGCCGGCGGCGTCGAGGCGATGTCGCGGGTGCCGATCGGCTCCGACGGCGGCGCCTACGCGCAGGACCCGACGACCGCGTACGACGCCTACTTCGTGCCGCAGGGCATCTCGGCCGACCTCATCGCGACGATCGAGGGCTTCGACCGCGAGGACGTCGACGAGTTCGCCGTGTGGAGCCAGGACAAGGCGGATGCCGCCTGGGCCAACGGCTGGTTCGACAGGTCGATCGTGCCCGTGCGCGACATGAACGGCGTGCTGGTGCTCGACCACGACGAGCACCGCCGTCCCGGCTCCACCGTCGACGGGCTCGGCAAGCTCCCGTCGGCCTTCGCCACCATGGGCGACCTGGGCGGCTTCGACGCCGTGGCGCTGCAGAAGTACCACTCGGTCGAGAAGATCTCGCACGTGCACACCGCGGCGAACTCGTCCGGCATCGTCGACGGCGCCGCCCTCGTCGTGCTCGGCAGCGAGGCCGCCGGCAACGCGATGGGCCTCACGCCCCGCGCGCGCATCGTCGGCACGGCCGTGCTCGGCAGCGAGCCGACCATCATGCTCACCGGGCCGACCAGCGTTACGCAGCGCGTGCTCGACCGGACCGGCCTCACCGTCGACGACATCGACCTGTTCGAGCTCAACGAGGCGTTCGCCTCCGTCGTGCTCAAGTGGATGAAGGACCTCCACATCCCGCGCGAGAAGGTCAACGTCAACGGCGGTGCGATCGCCATGGGGCATCCGCTCGGCGCCACCGGCGCGATGATCCTCGGCACCATGCTCGACGAGCTCGAGCGTCGCGACCTCCGCCGCGGCCTGGCGACGCTCTGCGTCGGCGCCGGCATGGGCATCGCGACCGTGATCGAACGACTCTGA
- a CDS encoding bifunctional 2-methylcitrate synthase/citrate synthase: MTDTAPEIRKGLAGVVVDTTAISKVNPATNSLLYRGYPVQELAEHCSVEEVALLLWNGELPAPEELAAFEAEERAGRALAPQVRDAITRAPVTAHPMDVLRTAISVHGEIDPDTADASPEADLRKAKRLFAAVPAMVALDQRRRHGLEEIAPRDDLDYSANLLWMTFGTELTEAEVDVFRVSMVLYAEHSFNASTFTARVVTSTMSDLHSAVVAAVGALKGPLHGGANEAVMHMFDEIGDASAAVAWLEDALASKRKIMGFGHRVYKNGDSRVPTMKAALDRLIAERGRDDMLALYDTLGDAMAERKGILPNLDYPSGPAYHLLGFDTPTFTPLFVASRVMGWTAHIMEQAAANALIRPLSAYDGPEQRHLPQAVAV; encoded by the coding sequence ATGACCGACACCGCACCCGAGATCCGGAAGGGACTCGCCGGGGTCGTCGTCGACACGACGGCGATCTCGAAGGTGAACCCCGCCACCAACTCGCTGCTGTACCGGGGGTACCCGGTGCAGGAGCTCGCCGAGCACTGCTCGGTCGAGGAGGTCGCGCTGCTGCTCTGGAACGGCGAGCTGCCGGCTCCCGAGGAGCTCGCCGCGTTCGAGGCCGAGGAGCGCGCCGGGCGTGCCCTCGCACCCCAGGTGCGCGACGCGATCACCCGCGCCCCCGTCACGGCGCACCCGATGGACGTGCTGCGCACCGCGATCAGCGTGCACGGCGAGATCGACCCCGACACGGCGGATGCCTCACCGGAGGCCGACCTGCGCAAGGCCAAGCGCCTGTTCGCGGCGGTGCCCGCCATGGTCGCCCTCGACCAGCGCCGCCGCCACGGCCTCGAGGAGATCGCTCCGCGCGACGACCTCGACTACTCGGCGAACCTGCTCTGGATGACCTTCGGCACCGAGCTCACCGAGGCCGAGGTCGACGTCTTCCGGGTGTCGATGGTGCTCTACGCCGAGCACTCGTTCAACGCCTCGACGTTCACGGCGCGCGTGGTCACCTCGACCATGAGCGACCTGCACTCGGCGGTCGTCGCTGCCGTCGGCGCGCTCAAGGGCCCGCTGCACGGCGGCGCGAACGAGGCGGTCATGCACATGTTCGACGAGATCGGCGACGCCTCGGCGGCCGTGGCCTGGCTCGAGGACGCCCTCGCGAGCAAGCGCAAGATCATGGGCTTCGGGCACCGCGTCTACAAGAACGGCGACTCGCGCGTTCCGACCATGAAGGCTGCGCTCGACCGACTCATCGCCGAGCGCGGACGCGACGACATGCTCGCGCTCTACGACACGCTGGGCGACGCCATGGCCGAGCGCAAGGGCATCCTGCCGAACCTCGACTACCCGAGCGGGCCGGCCTACCACCTGCTCGGCTTCGACACCCCGACGTTCACGCCGCTGTTCGTCGCCAGCCGGGTGATGGGCTGGACCGCCCACATCATGGAGCAGGCGGCGGCGAACGCGCTGATCCGCCCGCTCTCGGCCTACGACGGCCCGGAGCAGCGGCACCTGCCGCAGGCCGTCGCGGTCTGA
- a CDS encoding acyl-CoA dehydrogenase family protein, which translates to MFKDLGTSRTVYDTEHREFGALVADFVEAEAAPHAERWEREGKVDRSLFTAAAEAGILGFGVPEEYGGMGIDDFRYNAIMGEELARNPVSDGMACIALSNDIVYPYFLDLTNDDQKARWLPGLAEGTLVTAIAMTEPGTGSDLAGIRTSAVRDGDEYVVNGAKTFISNGQNADLVVTAVRTSDDRHKGLSLLVIPADSPGFSRGRNLDKIGLHAQDTSELSFVDVRVPAENLLGAEGAGFLGLMKNLPQERISIAAAAVAACEGVLERTLSYVKERKAFGQPIGSFQNTRFVLAELTTEVRVTRAYIDDCLRQHVDGRLTAEDAAAAKWWCTELQQKVVGRCLQLHGGYGYMREYRIARDYEDARITTIYGGTTEIMKEIVGRSLGL; encoded by the coding sequence ATGTTCAAGGACCTCGGAACGTCGCGCACCGTGTACGACACGGAGCACCGCGAGTTCGGCGCGCTCGTCGCCGACTTCGTCGAAGCGGAGGCCGCGCCGCACGCGGAGCGGTGGGAACGCGAGGGCAAGGTGGACCGCTCCCTGTTCACCGCCGCCGCGGAAGCCGGCATCCTCGGCTTCGGCGTGCCGGAGGAGTACGGCGGGATGGGCATCGACGACTTCCGCTACAACGCGATCATGGGCGAGGAGCTCGCGCGCAACCCCGTCAGCGACGGCATGGCGTGCATCGCCCTGTCGAACGACATCGTCTACCCCTACTTCCTCGACCTCACGAACGACGACCAGAAGGCGCGCTGGCTCCCCGGGCTCGCCGAGGGCACGCTCGTCACCGCCATCGCGATGACCGAGCCGGGCACGGGCTCCGACCTCGCGGGCATCCGCACCTCCGCGGTCCGCGACGGCGACGAGTACGTCGTGAACGGCGCGAAGACGTTCATCTCGAACGGGCAGAACGCCGACCTCGTCGTCACCGCGGTGCGCACCTCCGACGACCGGCACAAGGGCCTCAGCCTCCTCGTGATCCCGGCCGACTCCCCCGGCTTCTCCCGGGGCCGCAACCTCGACAAGATCGGCCTGCACGCGCAGGACACCAGCGAGCTCTCCTTCGTCGACGTGCGCGTGCCCGCGGAGAACCTGCTCGGCGCGGAGGGGGCCGGGTTCCTCGGGCTGATGAAGAACCTCCCCCAGGAGCGGATCTCCATCGCCGCCGCGGCCGTCGCGGCGTGCGAGGGCGTGCTCGAGCGCACGCTGTCGTACGTCAAGGAGCGGAAGGCCTTCGGGCAGCCCATCGGCAGCTTCCAGAACACCCGCTTCGTGCTCGCCGAGCTCACCACCGAGGTGCGCGTCACGCGCGCCTACATCGACGACTGCCTGCGCCAGCACGTCGACGGCCGCCTCACCGCCGAGGATGCGGCCGCCGCGAAGTGGTGGTGCACCGAGCTGCAGCAGAAGGTCGTGGGCCGCTGCCTGCAGCTGCACGGCGGCTACGGCTACATGCGCGAGTACCGCATCGCGCGCGACTACGAGGACGCGCGCATCACGACCATCTACGGCGGCACCACCGAGATCATGAAGGAGATCGTCGGCCGCAGCCTCGGGCTGTGA
- a CDS encoding acyl-CoA dehydrogenase family protein has protein sequence MAIEFEIDDEVSALAARVRRFVRDVVIPVELETGGSVHDGDESVRRGLQDAARAEGLIAPQLGREWGGHGLDMRAQSVVLEEAGYSLLGPLALHCSAPDEGNMHLLERIGSPAQRERWLPELGSGRARSAFAMTEPAPGAGSDPRALRTRARRVEGGWRIDGRKWFITGARGAALFFVMARTSGEPGDAGGATLFLVDGDHPGITVVRDLDTLDVGLFGGHSEVEFRDCVVPDDAVLGEVDHGFEAAQARLAPARLTHCMRWLGLARRAHDIALGYVSQRHGFGDRLANLGMVQQQVADNEIDMAASRALIRHAAWLLDTGQDAGTATSMAKVFVAEAVGRITDRSVQLAGATGTAGDLLLSRYWREVRPFRIYDGSSETHRWAIAKRAVKARRLAAAEVA, from the coding sequence ATGGCGATCGAGTTCGAGATCGACGACGAGGTGTCCGCACTCGCCGCCAGGGTGCGCCGGTTCGTGCGCGACGTGGTGATCCCCGTGGAGCTGGAGACGGGCGGTTCGGTGCACGACGGCGACGAGTCGGTGCGGCGCGGCCTGCAGGACGCCGCGCGCGCCGAGGGCCTGATCGCACCGCAGCTCGGACGAGAGTGGGGCGGCCACGGCCTCGACATGCGCGCGCAGTCGGTGGTGCTCGAGGAGGCCGGATACTCGTTGCTGGGCCCGCTCGCGCTGCACTGCTCCGCCCCCGACGAGGGCAACATGCACCTGCTCGAGCGCATCGGGTCCCCGGCGCAGCGGGAACGATGGCTGCCCGAACTCGGCAGCGGCCGCGCGCGCAGCGCGTTCGCCATGACCGAGCCCGCGCCCGGCGCCGGATCCGACCCCCGCGCGCTCCGGACGCGCGCGCGCCGGGTCGAGGGCGGGTGGCGCATCGACGGCCGCAAGTGGTTCATCACCGGGGCGCGCGGCGCCGCGCTGTTCTTCGTCATGGCACGCACGTCGGGGGAGCCGGGCGACGCGGGCGGTGCCACGCTCTTCCTCGTCGACGGCGACCACCCGGGCATCACCGTCGTCCGCGATCTCGACACGCTCGACGTGGGCCTGTTCGGCGGGCACAGCGAGGTCGAGTTCCGCGACTGCGTCGTGCCCGACGACGCCGTGCTCGGCGAGGTCGACCATGGCTTCGAGGCGGCCCAGGCACGGCTCGCCCCCGCCCGGCTGACCCACTGCATGCGCTGGCTGGGGCTCGCCCGGCGTGCGCACGACATCGCCCTCGGGTACGTCTCCCAGCGCCACGGCTTCGGCGACCGCCTGGCGAACCTCGGCATGGTGCAGCAGCAGGTCGCCGACAACGAGATCGACATGGCCGCCTCGCGGGCACTCATCCGCCACGCAGCCTGGCTGCTCGACACCGGGCAGGACGCCGGTACGGCGACGTCGATGGCGAAGGTCTTCGTGGCCGAGGCCGTCGGGCGCATCACCGATCGCTCGGTGCAGCTCGCGGGGGCGACCGGCACCGCCGGCGACCTGCTGCTGAGCAGGTACTGGCGCGAGGTGCGGCCGTTCCGCATCTACGACGGCTCGAGCGAGACGCATCGCTGGGCCATCGCCAAGCGCGCCGTCAAGGCGCGTCGCCTCGCCGCGGCGGAGGTGGCCTGA
- a CDS encoding phosphotransferase family protein, which translates to MPVGLDVIALHRHFSQHLPGYNGGLNARLVSGGKSNLTYRLSDGVHDWVLRRPPLGPLTPSAHDMVREYRVMDALQDTPVPVPGTRLLCRDESVLGVPFLVVDYVEGRTLRSHAELGALSSADQAALGDELADRLAALHRVDPIAVGLADFGRPAGYLGRQLRRWSDQWSRVRTRESADFERLAVLLADALPQESGATIVHGDYRIDNVLVAPDAPRIEAIVDWELSTLGDPLADLAMTLVYWEPLTEPVLGVPHVRGGPNALPSPAAFLDRYARGRDLPDLEPYLALAALKLAVIAEGIHSRFLAGSTVGSGFETAGSAVEPLLAYGLGQLAPARAAR; encoded by the coding sequence ATGCCCGTCGGACTCGACGTGATCGCGCTGCACCGCCACTTCTCGCAGCACCTGCCGGGCTACAACGGCGGGCTCAACGCCCGGCTCGTCTCCGGGGGGAAGTCGAATCTCACCTACCGGCTGAGCGACGGCGTCCACGACTGGGTGCTGCGCCGCCCGCCGCTCGGTCCCCTCACCCCGAGCGCGCACGACATGGTGCGCGAGTACCGCGTCATGGACGCGCTCCAGGACACGCCGGTGCCGGTGCCCGGCACGCGCCTGCTCTGCCGCGACGAGTCGGTGCTCGGCGTGCCCTTCCTCGTCGTCGACTACGTCGAGGGGCGCACGCTGCGCAGCCATGCGGAGCTCGGGGCGCTCTCGAGCGCCGACCAGGCCGCGCTGGGCGATGAGCTCGCCGACCGCCTCGCCGCGCTGCACCGCGTCGACCCGATCGCCGTCGGCCTCGCCGACTTCGGTCGCCCCGCGGGCTACCTCGGGCGGCAGTTGCGCCGGTGGTCCGACCAGTGGTCCCGGGTCCGCACCCGCGAGTCGGCCGACTTCGAGCGCCTCGCGGTCCTGCTGGCCGATGCGCTGCCGCAGGAGTCGGGAGCGACGATCGTGCACGGCGACTACCGCATCGACAACGTCCTCGTGGCGCCCGACGCGCCGCGGATCGAGGCGATCGTCGACTGGGAGCTGTCCACGCTCGGGGACCCGCTCGCGGACCTCGCGATGACGCTCGTCTACTGGGAACCGCTCACCGAGCCGGTGCTCGGCGTGCCGCACGTGCGCGGCGGGCCGAATGCACTGCCGTCGCCGGCCGCGTTCCTCGACCGCTACGCGCGCGGCCGGGACCTCCCCGACCTCGAGCCGTACCTGGCGCTCGCGGCGCTGAAGCTCGCGGTGATCGCCGAGGGCATCCACTCGCGCTTCCTCGCCGGGAGCACGGTCGGCTCGGGCTTCGAGACCGCCGGGAGCGCCGTGGAGCCGCTCCTCGCCTACGGGCTCGGCCAGCTCGCCCCGGCCCGGGCGGCACGCTGA
- a CDS encoding 3-hydroxyacyl-CoA dehydrogenase NAD-binding domain-containing protein has protein sequence MTIEAIVTEAPAIHWERDEDGIVTLTLDDPDATVNTMNDAYTESMGIVVDRLEAELDDVTGVILASAKSSFFAGGDLRQLMQGSPETAAEQTAHVERVKGDLRRLEKLGKPVVAAINGTALGGGLEVALAAHHRVVADVKGTRLGLPEVTLGLLPGGGGITRTVRMLGLQPALTKVIMTGTKFTPAGALEVGIVDEVVPTVDELIPAAKAWIAANPVAVKPWDEKGFRIPGGGPNSPSVASMLPAMAANVRKQVKGAPMPAPRAALAAAVEGALVDFDTASTIETRYLTSLTVGQVAKNMINAFFFDLQKINAGASRPDGYPTFTATKVGVIGAGMMGAAIAYVSAKAGIDVVLKDVSIEAARRGKGYAERIEAKALSRGKTTPEKSAALLARITPSADPADFAGVDLVIEAVFESVDVKQAVFQEIEDVVEPDAVLGSNTSTLPITELSTGVKRPDDFIGIHFFSPVDKMPLVEIVRGRNTGDEVLAKTFDYVLQIRKTPIVVNDNRGFFTSRVIGRYIDEAVAAVGEGVSPATVEQASLQAGYPAGALQLLDELTITLTQKIREETKKAAIAEGKGWTEHGAEAVVDRMVDELGRKGRSTGGGFYDYDADGRRVGLWPGLADAFGSGTEVPFDDLKERMLFAEAIDTVRCFDEGVLTSVADANIGSIYGIGFPAWTGGVIQYINQYEGGLPGFVARARELAAAYGPHFEPPASLVAKAEAGETYA, from the coding sequence ATGACCATCGAAGCCATCGTGACCGAGGCGCCCGCGATCCACTGGGAGCGCGACGAGGACGGCATCGTCACCCTGACCCTCGACGACCCCGACGCCACCGTCAACACCATGAACGACGCCTACACCGAGTCGATGGGCATCGTCGTCGACCGGCTCGAGGCCGAGCTCGACGACGTGACCGGCGTCATCCTCGCCAGCGCGAAGTCCAGCTTCTTCGCCGGTGGCGACCTCCGCCAGCTGATGCAGGGCTCGCCCGAGACCGCGGCCGAGCAGACCGCGCACGTCGAGCGCGTGAAGGGCGACCTGCGCCGCCTCGAGAAGCTCGGCAAGCCCGTGGTCGCCGCGATCAACGGCACCGCGCTCGGCGGCGGCCTCGAGGTCGCGCTCGCCGCCCACCACCGCGTCGTCGCCGACGTGAAGGGCACTCGCCTCGGCCTGCCCGAGGTCACGCTCGGCCTCCTGCCGGGCGGCGGCGGCATCACCCGCACGGTCCGCATGCTCGGGCTGCAGCCCGCGCTCACCAAGGTGATCATGACCGGCACGAAGTTCACGCCGGCGGGCGCCCTCGAGGTCGGCATCGTCGACGAGGTGGTCCCGACCGTCGACGAGCTGATCCCCGCCGCGAAGGCCTGGATCGCGGCGAACCCGGTCGCGGTGAAGCCCTGGGACGAGAAGGGCTTCCGCATCCCCGGCGGCGGCCCCAACAGCCCGTCGGTCGCCTCGATGCTCCCGGCCATGGCGGCGAACGTGCGCAAGCAGGTCAAGGGAGCGCCCATGCCCGCGCCCCGCGCCGCGCTCGCGGCCGCCGTCGAGGGCGCGCTGGTCGACTTCGACACCGCCTCGACGATCGAGACCCGGTACCTCACCTCGCTCACGGTCGGACAGGTCGCGAAGAACATGATCAACGCGTTCTTCTTCGACCTCCAGAAGATCAACGCCGGCGCGAGCCGCCCCGACGGCTACCCGACGTTCACCGCGACGAAGGTCGGCGTGATCGGCGCGGGCATGATGGGCGCGGCCATCGCCTACGTGTCGGCGAAGGCCGGCATCGACGTCGTGCTGAAGGACGTCTCGATCGAGGCGGCCCGCCGCGGCAAGGGCTACGCCGAGCGGATCGAGGCCAAGGCGCTCTCGCGCGGGAAGACCACCCCCGAGAAGTCCGCCGCGCTGCTCGCCCGCATCACGCCGTCTGCCGACCCGGCCGACTTCGCCGGCGTCGACCTGGTGATCGAGGCGGTCTTCGAGAGCGTCGACGTGAAGCAGGCCGTGTTCCAGGAGATCGAGGACGTCGTGGAGCCCGACGCGGTGCTCGGCTCGAACACCTCGACCCTCCCGATCACGGAGCTCTCGACCGGTGTGAAGCGGCCCGACGACTTCATCGGCATCCACTTCTTCTCCCCCGTCGACAAGATGCCGCTGGTCGAGATCGTGCGCGGGCGCAACACCGGCGACGAGGTGCTGGCGAAGACCTTCGACTACGTGCTGCAGATCCGCAAGACGCCGATCGTCGTCAACGACAACCGCGGCTTCTTCACCTCGCGCGTCATCGGTCGCTACATCGACGAGGCCGTCGCCGCGGTCGGCGAGGGCGTCTCCCCCGCGACCGTCGAGCAGGCGTCGCTCCAGGCCGGCTACCCGGCAGGCGCGCTGCAGCTGCTCGACGAGCTCACCATCACGCTGACCCAGAAGATCCGCGAGGAGACGAAGAAGGCGGCCATCGCCGAGGGGAAGGGCTGGACCGAGCACGGCGCCGAGGCGGTCGTCGACCGCATGGTGGACGAACTCGGCCGGAAGGGGCGCTCGACCGGCGGCGGGTTCTACGACTACGACGCCGACGGCAGGCGCGTCGGCCTCTGGCCAGGACTCGCCGACGCCTTCGGCTCGGGGACCGAGGTGCCGTTCGACGACCTCAAGGAGCGGATGCTCTTCGCCGAGGCGATCGACACGGTCCGATGCTTCGACGAGGGCGTGCTCACGAGCGTCGCCGACGCCAACATCGGCTCGATCTACGGCATCGG
- a CDS encoding SDR family NAD(P)-dependent oxidoreductase — protein MRAAIVTGGSRGIGLAITRRLAADGYAVTITGRDRAGLERAAAQVRDELGTPVVGVPADLADEAAVDALVPAHLERFGRLDHLVLNAGMGKGSPIAETPLRRLDLHYAVNLRSTFALVSQAIPPLRRAAEEHGSARVVAIASMTALVAEAGLAAYGATKAAIVSLCEALTQEEYAAGVLATAICPGYVDTDMAAWKHDAVPADEMIRPDDVAELAMSVLRLSRTAVVPTLAVVRPGPELWRA, from the coding sequence ATGCGCGCGGCGATCGTGACCGGCGGCTCCCGCGGCATCGGCCTCGCGATCACCCGTCGGCTGGCAGCCGACGGGTACGCGGTGACCATCACCGGCCGCGACCGGGCGGGGCTCGAGCGCGCCGCCGCGCAGGTGCGCGACGAACTCGGGACGCCGGTCGTCGGCGTCCCGGCCGACCTCGCCGACGAGGCGGCGGTCGACGCGCTCGTGCCCGCCCACCTCGAGCGGTTCGGGCGCCTCGACCACCTCGTGCTGAACGCGGGCATGGGCAAGGGCAGCCCGATCGCCGAGACGCCCCTGCGCCGGCTCGACCTGCACTACGCCGTCAACCTGCGCAGCACGTTCGCCCTGGTCTCGCAGGCGATCCCGCCGCTGCGTCGGGCCGCCGAGGAGCACGGCAGCGCACGCGTGGTCGCGATCGCGTCGATGACGGCCCTCGTGGCGGAGGCGGGGCTGGCCGCGTACGGCGCGACGAAGGCCGCGATCGTGTCCCTGTGCGAGGCGCTCACCCAGGAGGAGTACGCCGCGGGCGTGCTCGCCACCGCGATCTGCCCGGGCTACGTCGACACCGACATGGCCGCCTGGAAGCACGACGCGGTCCCCGCCGACGAGATGATCCGGCCCGATGACGTCGCGGAGCTCGCGATGTCGGTGCTGCGGCTCTCCCGCACCGCGGTGGTGCCGACGCTCGCGGTGGTGCGACCGGGGCCGGAGCTCTGGCGGGCCTGA
- the prpB gene encoding methylisocitrate lyase: protein MLHSKVTPTEKRRRFREALAGPRIVRMPGAFNPLSARLIEDVGFEGVYISGAVLSADLGLPDIGLTTLTEVAGRGAQIARVTDLPTLIDADTGFGEPMNVARTVQMIEDAGISALHIEDQVNPKRCGHLDGKDVVDDATALRRIRAAVDARRDPDLVIMARTDVRGVAGLGAATERAKALVDAGADAIFPEAMADLDEFAAMRAAVDVPILANMTEFGKSPLFTAAQLEAVGVDLVIHPVSLLRLAMGEAERSLRQLAAEGSLTNAVPRMQTRARLYELNEYADYARFDEEVFAFDVPGAADDLAPREDAEPRRKEHA, encoded by the coding sequence GTGCTCCACTCGAAGGTCACGCCCACCGAGAAGCGGCGACGGTTCCGCGAGGCCCTCGCGGGCCCGAGGATCGTGCGGATGCCCGGGGCGTTCAATCCGCTCTCCGCGCGGCTCATCGAGGACGTCGGCTTCGAGGGCGTCTACATCTCCGGGGCCGTCCTCAGCGCCGACCTGGGCCTGCCCGACATCGGGCTGACGACGCTGACCGAGGTCGCCGGTCGCGGCGCGCAGATCGCCCGCGTCACCGACCTGCCCACGCTCATCGACGCCGACACCGGATTCGGCGAGCCGATGAACGTCGCGCGCACGGTGCAGATGATCGAGGACGCCGGCATCTCGGCCCTGCACATCGAGGACCAGGTGAACCCCAAGCGGTGCGGGCACCTCGACGGCAAGGACGTCGTCGACGACGCGACGGCGCTCCGGCGCATCCGTGCCGCCGTCGACGCCCGTCGCGACCCCGACCTCGTGATCATGGCGCGCACCGACGTGCGCGGCGTCGCGGGCCTGGGTGCCGCGACCGAGCGCGCCAAGGCGCTCGTCGACGCGGGCGCCGACGCGATCTTCCCCGAGGCGATGGCCGACCTCGACGAGTTCGCGGCCATGCGCGCCGCGGTCGACGTGCCGATCCTCGCCAACATGACCGAGTTCGGCAAGAGCCCGCTGTTCACCGCCGCCCAGCTCGAGGCCGTGGGCGTCGACCTCGTGATCCACCCCGTCTCGCTGCTGCGCCTCGCGATGGGCGAGGCGGAGCGGAGCCTGCGCCAGCTGGCCGCCGAGGGGAGCCTCACGAACGCGGTGCCGCGCATGCAGACCCGCGCACGCCTGTACGAACTCAACGAGTACGCCGACTACGCCCGGTTCGACGAGGAGGTCTTCGCCTTCGACGTGCCGGGCGCGGCAGACGACCTGGCGCCCCGCGAGGACGCGGAGCCCCGACGAAAGGAGCACGCATGA